From the Helianthus annuus cultivar XRQ/B chromosome 17, HanXRQr2.0-SUNRISE, whole genome shotgun sequence genome, the window CGGTACACAAATCCAAGTAAGCATTTTCCCCCTCAGCATCGGTTAACTATAATTATACCTGTTGTAGAGGAAGTCCATGATCACCGGGCAGAGAGCGAATAGACATATCCAACACTGAGCTAACAGCAGATTCTGAACTAAGAACCTGAGCTAGAACAGGGGTTTCATCGATCGTGTCATCTTTGAATTTAACTAAAAGGTTTCTTGAGATTCCATAGTATGATTTTATCTGGCAAATATATCAATAGTCACAATCTTTTACATTTATAATtcttagggtaaattacacttttcgtcctttatgtttatatcaaaTTTCAGTAGACAtcctttacctttaaaaatgtCAGGAATCTTCCTTTACGTTTTAAAAACCTTGCATGGTCTGTCCTTTGACACCAACCTAGTTAAAGTTTTCAGTTAAGTCTGGTCACAtaagggtagtttagtctttttTATGGTGTTTAGAGATAAAGGGGATGTTTATAtctgttattttttattttatttttgatataCTTTTTAAATGAATGGATAAAATGACTAAATTtcccaaatttaactgaaaataTCAACTGGGTTAGTGTCAAAGGACAAACCGTGCAAGGATCTTAAATAGTAAAGGATGATTCCTGACATTTTTAAAGGGAAAGGACATCCATTGAAATGAAATCTAGTATAAACAATtaaacataaaggatgaaaagtgtaatttaccctaattcTTAAGGTCCAGCTGAACAACATTTATACACAAGTAATAGCAAGGATTACATACCAGTCTTCGAGTTTCTTCTGGTTTTGGCGAAAAATTCTCCCTTCCGTTAACCAAATCCATGTACAAAGGAGGAAGTTGCTCAACCAGAGGTATAACTTGTTTTATAATTGGAGGGCTAAGGTTCTCTAGATTTTTCAAAGTCATTTCCGCCTGCATGTATACcaaaagaatttaaaaaaaattggtatatATATCTTTTACCACTCAATGAAGTCAAAAGTAAGCTTTCTTACCCCAAAACGAATAGTTGGTGATGACGCAATTTGTGACAGGATTGGTCCGATGCTTTGAGCCATTGGTACAAGAACAGGCGAGAATAATGGGACCGCCAGGCTGGCATCCTGAAATATCAGTAGAAATACTGCTCATGTTAATACTATGATATTATGTACAGTCAGTGAATGTGGGATGCTGTTGCTAACAGTAAATAACTCGTTTGTCCATTGAAATGTGCGATACTATACTATGATAATGCAAGAACCAAAGCTGAAACAAAGTACCTTGTTGTTGAAAGCTATATATACATTACCACACCTCTGCACAGCAAACCTGGAACCTGATCGATAAAAAACTAATTATGCAATTAGTtctaaaaaataaacttaaacgAGGATAACATACCAATCAAAAGATGGATGACAGATCCAAGAGAATGTCCAATGCCAAAAGATGGAAGATCTTGCACCTATAGATGGATCAACTTCAATTTAaagaaaaaagaaagagaaaCATAATTTATAGATGAAGAATACTTTCTGCAGGTTGAAGTTTAAAGCTCACTGTTTCATCTAAAGATCTAAGACACCTGTCGTATTTGAACTGAACTTCGTCTGCAATAGGGAAGTGATCAAAGCCACTAGCATAAGGTGTTGCTATCACCAATACACCCCtagacaacaacaacaagaaatgTTAACTTTCTTTTCGTATACGATTTACTTATTGCATATCTAATACTGGTCCTGATGCAGGAGCATGCATATCTTTTATTTGTTTAAAATTCAAATTTCCAATTTTATCTTCTTAattgtttagtataaatagggcaTCTAGGGTTTATTGGTTTTCGGTTTTTGATTGAATTTTATAAACAGAACTTTGTTCTTGGAACCATTCGGTTCGATTTATCGTCTTTGATTAGTCAATAGTTTCTTGAGCCATTTGATCGCACGCGAAACTGCATCAGGTCCAAGTTGGACTTTATAAATGATGGGCATATAGACGTATGATATCACTTACTTCTCTGAAAGTCGCTCCAGAAATAAGCGGTAGGTGAGTTGAGGGGCTGCCCCAACAAAGATGCCACCAACAAAATGCACAACAGCAACCGGCTTTGAGTTTTTTGGTCTCAATACCCAGGCTCCCTGAAAACGCAAAAATCACAGCCCAGAAGAATATTTTGAATCCGAAATTGGTTTCGATATACTTATCACTTCGAATATTGTAAACTTTATTAAATTGAATCCCAAATTGATTCATGAAACTTGATGAAAACATGGGAATTTTCAGTACATGAACAGAGTAAATAAACCAAGTTGCCCTAGAATAACCTTAAAAGTTAAAACTAACTAGCAGCAGCCCCGTACAAGATAAAGAGTGCAGTACCACACCCAAAAGTTGATTAACTCGGTTCACAGTAACATGTTCTTTTTAACTCAACGCTATTCATATGATCCAATCAGCATGGGCATACATCCGATATAAAACAAAACTAATAATTAACATAGAAACTCATCCCAAAACTAGATTAACCTCTTATCCCCTTAAGAATTAGAATGCGTATAAATGTTTTCCTATCTAATATAGTTCAACGAACAAATACGGAGTAAAAACGCTTATGGGATTACGCGAACCATACATCAACTTCTTGCCAATCTCCTAAGCTACCCCATCCGTCTTGTGATTGCCTCACAGTCTCTGTTAGTAACCTACAAAAGCATGAGACATGTATAACTATCATGAACTCATACGGCATACATGTCATGAAACAACTAATCTACTAAAAACTATGATACAAAGTTAGTTGATACAAAATTCATAATTAAGGAGTCGTAACGAATGGTTTGCTTGTGTACCTCTCGATATCTCGGTAAAGCTGTATTCCATTTCCACCTGTTTGATTGCTGCTTTGCTGATCGTTCGAATTGCGACATATCACCTTGAAGCTATTGAACTTGCGAAATCTGACAGATGTTTGCGGATGATAAATACCATATAATCGGACGTGACTCCGGTTCAATTTATACTCAAACTGTGGGGAAGCAAGCTGCAAGTGCGGCGTCCGCAACCAAGTGGTCATGCCTGCTGATGATGATCAGCTTAGTAACATCAGATATTATCAAACAAACGGTAACATAGGGGTTTCACAATTACAGATACATATCAAGTACAGTATTATTGGTTTATATTATAAGGTTACAAATTTAGAGGTTTAGAATCAAATTCAAGGTGCAACTAACAAATAATTGAGTGATTTAATAACTTATTGAGGTCGAAAGTAACAGAGGAGGTTAAAAATTAGGGTTAGAGATAACCTGTAACAGGAAGAAAGGGTGAGTAGAACAGGATGTAATGAAGAGGGGCCTATAGAGGAATCACAGGGGTATCGGCAACAGGAGGAGTTGCATCGGAATTGAGCCGTGCATGCATCATTTACTAAAGATATTTCTTTGTCAAACAAAAACAGATTTAGGAACCGCTTGACGCGTAATTATTGTGTTCTTATAAATAAAAGAGATATATAATTTCCATTTCCTAAGGTTACGTAATTATTGTGTTCTTATAATAAAAGAGATATATAATTTTCTTTTCATAAGGTTACGTATTTGTAAATGTAAGTTTATATGTTACTTAAGtgtgtgtttattttttttttatattaatttcaATGAAATTTATCTTAACAATATCTTAAAAACTCCATGAGTTTTGGTTACTTTTGCGACTTTtatccaaatgtttgtttttttcGCATTTGGATTCAAAAGATTtgaaatggatgaagttaacgagtttgatgaaaatgacaaaatttcaaaccttttgaatgCAGATACGAAAAAAAAACATTCGGACGACAGTCGCAAAAGTAACCATACCTCAAGAACGAAAAATGGTTGACATgtttatacatatttttacataAACAACTTCAGACTTTATATGGTTGACACATTTTCGCACAGTGAGCGTAAAAGTTTCCTCCCATAAATCTATAAATTATCAACCCATATggtatataaaaaatatatatacttaaaTTTTTTTATAGAAAGGTCATCCAACAATGATAAGTGAAAAGGTTGCTTTAAGAAATCGCACATCGTTAAGGGAAGAAAGTGGTGTCAAATAAAACGTTACTAAAACAGGCACCCCAATTTAAAAATATTTAGAAAACGTCTTTAAGGAAAGAAAGTGGTCTCAAAGAAAACGTCCTTAAGGGAAGAAAGTGGTGTCAAAGAAAACGTCTTTAAAACAGGCACCTCAATTTAAAAATATTTAGAAAACATTTTTAAGGAAAGAAACTGGTGTCAAATAAAACGTCTTTAAAATAGGCACCTCAATTTAAAAATATCTAGAAAATATAGATACTTCATCCATTCGCGTCTCTTTTGGGCATGTTGAGTTTCAAAAACACTATTTATAACTATTAGTTTTTTAAGAAGCTTTTCAATTTTCAATTTTCAATTTCGTTGAGTTTCAGAAACACTATTTATaagggttaatggatttaaacacctTCAATTATTGGCATTTGCCCGATGGCACTttcaactttgactttggctcacaccactcccaacttaacactttgtgtgtCATGGCACCCCGTCGTTAAATAAATACTAACTGGGTTTTGTTTTTTTGCTGACGTGGCCAATATTTGTTGATGTGGCATGCTGATGGAAACAAATTTGCTGACGTGGCATGCTGATGGATCCAAAAAACTATAGAATCGGACTAACAAGACTCGAACTTGCGTCCATATAACCAAGAACCCATTAAATGAACACTGACCACTTGAGCTAGCTATGATTTGATGATATATTGTATTATGTGATATACATATATCGTGAAAGAAAGGTTATAAGATTTATTATGAATACCCACACATAGATTCACCAACCCgtttatcatcatcatccccaacCAAGACCTAATCAATCTACACATTCAAATCACCAAAATCCAACACTCTTAAATGCACACAATCCCGATTCCAACAACCCCAAACCCCCAAATTTCACTGACAATGATGAACACCGAGAAGCCTTTCATACCTGACCATGCCATAACAACTCTACTCTAATCAATTCAAACAGATACgcgtttctctctctagatcctATCCGTTTGTTTCTCGATCGAAATCTGAACTCAACAGCTCTGGAACAAACCGATTGAAGATCAAGTTCAGTTGCAGGTGGTGATTAGAGTGCAATCGGAGCGGAAATGTGAAGATTCATAAAAAAAGAAGGTGCGATCTAGAGAGAGAGAACATGGATGGCGGCTGGTTGTGTCTGTTTGTTGGCTGAGGTTGATGATGATGGATGAGCTGTACAAGGTTGATGACGGCTGGAATTAGTGGGTGGCAGCTACGGTTTGCAAAGATTTGGAGTGTGCATGGGCTAGGGTCATATGTTGGGCTCCACAGGTGGAATGATTAGTCCGACAAGAACTTTTGGCAACGACAAGATTGGTTTGCAGTAGATCGGGTAGGGTG encodes:
- the LOC110921456 gene encoding uncharacterized protein LOC110921456 isoform X1, which translates into the protein MTTWLRTPHLQLASPQFEYKLNRSHVRLYGIYHPQTSVRFRKFNSFKVICRNSNDQQSSNQTGGNGIQLYRDIERLLTETVRQSQDGWGSLGDWQEVDGAWVLRPKNSKPVAVVHFVGGIFVGAAPQLTYRLFLERLSEKGVLVIATPYASGFDHFPIADEVQFKYDRCLRSLDETVQDLPSFGIGHSLGSVIHLLIGSRFAVQRCGNVYIAFNNKDASLAVPLFSPVLVPMAQSIGPILSQIASSPTIRFGAEMTLKNLENLSPPIIKQVIPLVEQLPPLYMDLVNGRENFSPKPEETRRLIKSYYGISRNLLVKFKDDTIDETPVLAQVLSSESAVSSVLDMSIRSLPGDHGLPLQQAFPDVPPGMVDAVNRSGEFWVNLTAGTPLETVAKEVSSSLGVDSTAFRANNSKEFDLLVDTIADWMINNAGFHGRFMNVKNPDNELSESEII
- the LOC110921456 gene encoding uncharacterized protein LOC110921456 isoform X3, producing MTTWLRTPHLQLASPQFEYKLNRSHVRLYGIYHPQTSVRFRKFNSFKVICRNSNDQQSSNQTGGNGIQLYRDIERLLTETVRQSQDGWGSLGDWQEVDGAWVLRPKNSKPVAVVHFVGGIFVGAAPQLTYRLFLERLSEKGVLVIATPYASGFDHFPIADEVQFKYDRCLRSLDETVQDLPSFGIGHSLGSVIHLLIGSRFAVQRCGNVYIAFNNKDASLAVPLFSPVLVPMAQSIGPILSQIASSPTIRFGAEMTLKNLENLSPPIIKQVIPLVEQLPPLYMDLVNGRENFSPKPEETRRLIKSYYGISRNLLVKFKDDTIDETPVLAQVLSSESAVSSVLDMSIRSLPGDHGLPLQQAFPDVPPGMVDAVNRSGEFWVNLTAGTPLETVAKEVSSSLGVDSTAFRANNSKEFDLLVDTIADWMINNAERNGI
- the LOC110921456 gene encoding uncharacterized protein LOC110921456 isoform X2 is translated as MTTWLRTPHLQLASPQFEYKLNRSHVRLYGIYHPQTSVRFRKFNSFKVICRNSNDQQSSNQTGGNGIQLYRDIERLLTETVRQSQDGWGSLGDWQEVDGAWVLRPKNSKPVAVVHFVGGIFVGAAPQLTYRLFLERLSEKGVLVIATPYASGFDHFPIADEVQFKYDRCLRSLDETVQDLPSFGIGHSLGSVIHLLIGSRFAVQRCGNVYIAFNNKDASLAVPLFSPVLVPMAQSIGPILSQIASSPTIRFGAEMTLKNLENLSPPIIKQVIPLVEQLPPLYMDLVNGRENFSPKPEETRRLIKSYYGISRNLLVKFKDDTIDETPVLAQVLSSESAVSSVLDMSIRSLPGDHGLPLQQAFPDVPPGMVDAVNRSGEFWVNLTAGTPLETVAKEVSSSLGVDSTAFRANNSKEFDLLVDTIADWMINNAGTTPRLLKP